Proteins encoded within one genomic window of Geotalea daltonii FRC-32:
- a CDS encoding carboxypeptidase regulatory-like domain-containing protein, producing MDPQRSLILSHRRFAFAMKGLMLFLLSAIALLIPPDNTFANDFNAVWLGDFGNVTAMEVTGNYDAKNTDGTVNSDARAVIAREFYKTHKDEYDFLVIVSNFDFKMPETEARAFYMGVKNDTRGIGEELFDNTSLFGSGGRLQGTIDMGNLAYIATDPYSPDFENTFYIMNHEMMHRWGARVKFKAADGTTSSALLGKDGSHWSFLLDSQRSVLYGNTWHDNGDGTFTAQEGGKYFSPLDLYLMGIYDKSRVPPITLIENPAIDANQVPKPGTTISGIPRYVTIDDIIAVEGERIPSASQSQKKFNMAVIFITTPGSFTGDETNALENLLRGVATRYSILTDAAALLSATPAPIEEVADNPGLFPEQGTKRTAAANVDEGAAWLVAAQKEDGSWATDLRLTERETSEAVTVLRNFATGTSAAARGLQWLTANGNGNTDYLATRIAALADAGQIPATLLAELLARQNGDGGWGSDRNYSSNPVDTALALKALVAAHTTGIAVENGKTFLIARQNPDGGWGFHADAASAVLVTAQVSATLQRLPSNSLLATVIRKATTFLLSHQNVDGGFGSSPSTVYETALAYGALSGDITDMTILGLAASYLSSTQLEDGSWLQDPYTTALAVEALYNFARRPPPTPPTTKGTITGTVTDATTHQALAGVSVTLASDPAITAMSTSNGSFTLADVPQGSQSIVVSLNDYGQLTRTMTVTAGAISDLGPLELAPNPVTGIIKGTLTAAATGLPLSGVSVTVTGAYQGNAVTGTDGAFVIGNVSPGSVTISASKTGYEQVATTGTVVAGQVLFFNPQMKTPVSVPLVGSVTGKVFDAATKQPLSGAFVALQADPGITATTDPTGTFTLSGIPQGGQKLNFTLSGYAPTSAAVGVVGGSTVNLGVVTLSLTPTASTVKGVLVDGSTDQPLPGVVVTMTGVFSGTTVTGADGSFAVSGVSPGALTVTGAKSGFYPASMTGVVPVGGVLYLNARLTAIPPQPTTGTVTGKVVDAASKLPLTGAVVTLGSNGSIKATTDASGSFTLTAIPAGSQQLEVTLTGYASGTAAVEVAAGALLNLGDLPLSLNPTSAVIKGTITNAADGQALAGVTVAVTGSFNGTAITGADGTYLFPEVTPGSVTVTASKAGYFQATGSGSISAGGLLLFTPQLVLIPPQPDTGTITGRVVDATTKEALSGVVLTLQNDSAVRTVTDATGSFLLSNIPVGDQAVDFSLPGYSAAVAKITSTAGFSLDLGTLPLSSNPTTGVLKVTVSDAATGKAIEGATITVDGAGLTGISGTDGSFLFPELITGDRTLSVVKNGYYPTTGTVTLMAGWILSLNTQLQAIPAQPTTGTLIGRVVDAVDSHPLSGVTVTLAGDPPVVVNTDSAGGFSLPDVTPGSHTVDFSLSGYMTSRVTLDMIAGVILDLGSLPLASSATTGFIKGVVTDGSTNLPLSGATVTVSGSFSGSTVTQADGSYAFSQATPGPVFIAITKAGYYPQTGTGTVQAGGMLVSNGALKELPPAGSTGEFTGVVVDAMTNLPIPGATITVVGEISVNTDADGVFHASRVVPGARYVTISAADHVSLNYTVIVVEGITTNIQTVYLTPLLESSAVAGVVSDLLTGNPIEGAEVTVAGTSLSARTDSNGAYSISGITLLDFSLRAGVTGYDSLLQSVSSAANGFYRVNFPLNPSQASSLSIASLKTDSQSYPAYSAVSIQAEVLNMGTLAIAGTVSVTILDADGQVTDNLLATAADDNGVQNSLIWFEPGVPKVITIPWETGNRQPGIYRAVLKVTEGETGISFGTVVAAKGATLFTVAPTQAVASLTLTPLPRFANFNATEQIALLASLVNRSNVPIELAVAYQWLSPSGGVLHSGTGTISVLPGEGSKSLQLETFPFTFTQSGVHPVQVTLQSGPMPAVFTGEAVTVAPGTHIEPTQQLTPAKVTPDGDKRLRINIHLKGEVLK from the coding sequence ATGGACCCGCAACGCTCATTGATACTGTCGCACCGTCGGTTTGCCTTCGCAATGAAGGGCCTGATGCTCTTTTTGCTGTCGGCGATCGCTTTGCTCATTCCCCCTGACAACACCTTTGCAAACGATTTCAATGCCGTATGGCTGGGTGATTTCGGCAACGTGACCGCCATGGAGGTGACCGGGAATTATGACGCCAAAAACACCGATGGCACAGTCAATTCGGACGCCAGGGCGGTAATTGCCAGGGAGTTTTACAAGACCCACAAGGATGAGTACGACTTCCTGGTGATTGTCAGCAACTTCGACTTCAAGATGCCGGAGACAGAGGCGCGGGCCTTTTACATGGGGGTGAAGAACGATACCCGCGGCATCGGCGAGGAACTGTTCGACAATACGAGCTTATTCGGCAGCGGTGGCAGGCTCCAGGGGACGATCGACATGGGAAACCTGGCTTACATCGCTACCGACCCTTACAGCCCCGATTTCGAGAACACCTTCTATATCATGAACCACGAAATGATGCATCGGTGGGGGGCGCGGGTAAAATTCAAGGCTGCCGACGGCACTACCAGTAGCGCCCTTCTCGGTAAGGACGGCAGCCACTGGAGCTTTCTCCTAGATTCCCAAAGGTCTGTCCTCTACGGCAACACCTGGCATGATAACGGAGACGGGACATTTACCGCTCAAGAAGGGGGCAAATACTTCAGCCCGCTCGATCTCTACCTGATGGGTATTTACGACAAGTCGCGCGTTCCCCCCATTACGTTGATCGAAAATCCTGCGATCGATGCCAACCAGGTTCCAAAGCCCGGGACCACCATCAGCGGCATCCCCCGTTATGTCACCATAGACGATATCATTGCCGTAGAGGGTGAGCGGATACCGTCCGCTTCGCAGTCGCAAAAGAAGTTCAACATGGCGGTGATTTTTATTACCACCCCTGGGAGTTTCACGGGTGATGAGACCAATGCGCTGGAGAACCTGTTGCGGGGGGTGGCAACCAGATATTCAATCTTGACCGATGCTGCTGCGCTTTTGTCGGCAACGCCGGCGCCGATTGAAGAGGTGGCTGACAATCCGGGGCTTTTCCCGGAACAAGGTACCAAACGCACGGCAGCGGCAAATGTCGATGAAGGTGCTGCCTGGTTAGTGGCTGCACAGAAGGAGGACGGCAGTTGGGCCACCGATCTCCGGCTTACGGAAAGGGAGACCTCGGAAGCCGTGACCGTACTGAGGAATTTCGCCACCGGCACATCGGCGGCAGCCCGTGGTTTGCAGTGGCTGACTGCCAATGGCAACGGTAACACTGATTATCTCGCCACCAGAATTGCGGCGCTGGCGGATGCCGGACAGATTCCCGCAACACTACTTGCCGAACTGCTTGCTCGACAGAATGGGGATGGTGGTTGGGGAAGCGACAGAAACTATTCCAGTAATCCGGTCGATACCGCCCTGGCATTGAAGGCTCTCGTGGCTGCGCATACGACTGGGATCGCCGTTGAAAACGGCAAAACGTTCCTTATTGCCAGGCAGAATCCTGACGGCGGGTGGGGCTTCCATGCCGACGCGGCCAGTGCCGTCCTGGTAACGGCCCAGGTCTCGGCCACGCTGCAAAGACTGCCGTCCAACAGCCTCCTGGCGACAGTTATCAGGAAGGCGACCACATTCCTGTTGAGCCATCAGAACGTGGATGGAGGTTTCGGTAGTTCCCCTTCAACAGTATATGAAACGGCTCTCGCTTATGGCGCGTTGTCCGGAGATATCACGGATATGACGATTCTGGGCTTGGCGGCCAGCTACCTGTCCTCGACACAGTTGGAGGATGGATCATGGCTGCAGGACCCTTACACGACTGCACTGGCGGTGGAGGCATTATACAACTTCGCCAGGAGACCGCCGCCAACGCCCCCTACGACCAAAGGCACCATCACAGGAACGGTCACCGATGCCACTACCCATCAGGCTCTTGCCGGCGTGAGCGTTACGTTGGCAAGCGATCCCGCCATTACTGCAATGTCGACCTCTAATGGCTCTTTCACTCTTGCCGATGTCCCACAGGGTTCCCAGTCTATTGTCGTCTCGCTGAACGATTATGGGCAATTGACCCGCACGATGACGGTTACGGCGGGAGCCATTTCGGACCTTGGCCCCCTGGAGCTGGCGCCAAACCCTGTAACCGGCATTATCAAAGGAACTTTGACGGCCGCGGCAACAGGTCTTCCCCTATCGGGGGTGAGCGTGACTGTTACCGGCGCCTACCAGGGGAATGCAGTGACCGGTACCGATGGCGCATTCGTGATCGGGAATGTTTCCCCGGGAAGCGTCACCATTTCAGCCTCCAAGACGGGATATGAGCAGGTTGCCACTACCGGGACCGTGGTGGCCGGACAGGTTCTCTTTTTCAATCCGCAGATGAAGACGCCGGTTTCCGTGCCATTGGTCGGTTCAGTGACTGGTAAGGTATTCGATGCAGCAACGAAACAGCCCCTGTCGGGTGCCTTTGTGGCACTGCAAGCCGATCCGGGGATCACTGCGACCACCGATCCTACCGGCACGTTTACCTTGTCGGGCATACCGCAAGGTGGCCAGAAGCTCAATTTTACCCTCTCGGGTTATGCCCCCACCAGTGCGGCGGTGGGCGTTGTGGGGGGATCTACCGTAAATCTGGGAGTGGTGACTCTTTCGCTAACCCCGACCGCCAGCACGGTTAAAGGGGTACTGGTCGACGGCTCCACCGACCAGCCGCTACCAGGGGTAGTAGTAACCATGACCGGCGTTTTCAGCGGCACTACGGTTACGGGAGCCGATGGCAGCTTTGCGGTGTCGGGTGTTTCACCTGGTGCGCTGACCGTAACCGGGGCGAAGAGTGGCTTTTATCCTGCATCCATGACCGGGGTTGTGCCTGTTGGCGGCGTGTTATACCTGAACGCCCGCTTGACCGCGATTCCACCGCAACCGACTACCGGGACCGTGACCGGAAAAGTGGTTGATGCAGCAAGCAAACTGCCGCTGACTGGCGCTGTTGTGACTCTTGGCAGCAATGGCTCGATCAAAGCGACCACCGACGCTTCAGGTAGTTTTACTCTCACGGCCATACCGGCTGGGAGTCAGCAGCTGGAGGTGACCTTAACCGGGTATGCTTCAGGGACCGCAGCCGTAGAGGTGGCAGCCGGAGCTCTGCTCAATCTCGGGGATCTGCCGCTCTCTCTGAATCCGACGTCGGCCGTTATAAAAGGCACCATCACCAATGCCGCCGATGGGCAAGCGCTGGCAGGAGTGACCGTTGCCGTTACCGGCTCCTTCAATGGCACAGCCATAACCGGTGCTGACGGGACTTACCTCTTTCCGGAGGTCACTCCCGGAAGCGTGACTGTTACTGCATCTAAAGCCGGATATTTCCAGGCTACAGGGAGTGGATCGATTTCCGCAGGTGGCTTGCTGCTGTTCACTCCGCAGCTGGTCCTGATACCGCCTCAGCCGGACACAGGTACCATAACCGGCAGGGTGGTGGACGCCACCACGAAGGAAGCGTTAAGTGGGGTCGTGCTGACCCTGCAAAATGATTCGGCTGTCCGTACCGTAACAGATGCCACCGGCAGTTTCCTGTTGAGCAATATCCCGGTCGGTGACCAGGCTGTGGATTTTTCCCTGCCGGGATATTCGGCGGCTGTCGCAAAGATCACCAGCACAGCCGGTTTTTCCCTGGATCTCGGCACGCTCCCTCTCTCTTCCAACCCGACCACCGGCGTGCTGAAAGTGACGGTGTCCGATGCGGCAACCGGCAAGGCGATTGAAGGGGCGACCATCACGGTCGACGGAGCCGGCCTGACAGGCATTTCAGGAACCGATGGCAGCTTCCTCTTTCCGGAACTTATTACAGGAGACCGGACCCTGAGTGTAGTCAAGAACGGCTACTATCCCACGACAGGTACGGTAACTCTCATGGCAGGATGGATTCTGTCTCTGAACACTCAACTGCAGGCGATACCAGCCCAGCCAACTACCGGCACTCTCATTGGACGAGTGGTGGATGCGGTCGATAGTCATCCCTTGAGCGGCGTCACCGTGACCTTGGCCGGTGATCCCCCGGTCGTGGTGAACACCGACAGCGCAGGCGGCTTCTCGCTACCGGACGTTACTCCCGGTAGCCATACCGTTGATTTCAGCCTCTCCGGGTACATGACGAGCCGCGTGACCCTCGACATGATCGCCGGCGTGATCCTCGATCTCGGCAGCCTGCCACTTGCCTCCAGCGCTACCACCGGATTCATCAAGGGTGTCGTCACCGACGGGTCTACCAATCTGCCGCTTTCGGGGGCAACAGTCACAGTCAGCGGCTCCTTTAGCGGGAGCACCGTCACTCAGGCAGACGGCTCCTATGCCTTTTCCCAGGCAACACCTGGTCCTGTGTTCATTGCCATTACCAAAGCGGGATATTACCCGCAGACGGGGACCGGCACGGTGCAGGCAGGAGGGATGCTGGTCAGCAATGGGGCCTTGAAGGAATTGCCCCCTGCAGGCAGCACAGGGGAATTCACCGGTGTTGTGGTAGATGCCATGACCAATCTTCCCATCCCCGGTGCGACCATCACTGTGGTTGGGGAAATCTCGGTGAATACCGATGCGGATGGGGTCTTTCATGCCAGCCGTGTTGTCCCCGGCGCACGCTATGTGACCATTTCCGCAGCTGATCATGTCAGCCTGAATTACACTGTCATCGTAGTGGAAGGGATAACTACCAACATCCAGACCGTCTACCTTACCCCCCTGCTGGAGAGTTCGGCTGTAGCCGGTGTGGTCAGCGACCTTTTGACCGGCAACCCGATTGAAGGCGCCGAGGTGACGGTGGCGGGTACCAGCCTCTCTGCCAGAACCGACAGTAACGGCGCCTACAGCATCTCCGGTATTACGCTGCTGGACTTCTCATTGAGAGCCGGCGTCACCGGGTACGACTCCCTGTTGCAAAGCGTCTCCTCGGCAGCCAACGGATTCTACCGGGTGAACTTCCCCCTGAACCCCAGCCAGGCGAGCTCCTTGTCCATAGCTTCGCTCAAAACGGATAGTCAGAGCTATCCCGCGTACTCAGCGGTCTCCATACAGGCGGAAGTTCTTAACATGGGCACCCTGGCAATCGCTGGCACCGTGAGCGTGACCATACTCGATGCCGACGGGCAGGTAACGGATAATTTGCTGGCAACGGCCGCCGATGACAACGGGGTGCAGAATTCCCTGATATGGTTCGAACCGGGGGTTCCGAAGGTGATCACTATCCCATGGGAGACCGGCAACCGACAACCGGGCATTTATCGGGCGGTGCTGAAAGTCACCGAAGGGGAAACGGGCATAAGCTTCGGGACGGTGGTTGCCGCCAAAGGCGCGACTCTCTTCACGGTGGCTCCGACCCAGGCGGTGGCAAGCCTGACCCTGACGCCGCTGCCGCGTTTTGCAAACTTTAACGCAACCGAGCAGATAGCATTACTGGCAAGCTTGGTGAACCGCTCGAACGTCCCCATCGAGCTGGCAGTCGCCTACCAGTGGCTGAGCCCAAGCGGAGGCGTGCTGCACAGCGGCACCGGAACCATTTCGGTACTGCCCGGCGAAGGGAGTAAATCCCTGCAGCTGGAAACCTTCCCCTTTACCTTCACGCAGAGCGGTGTGCATCCCGTACAGGTGACGCTGCAAAGCGGACCGATGCCTGCGGTTTTTACCGGAGAAGCCGTTACGGTGGCACCGGGCACCCACATTGAACCGACACAGCAGTTGACGCCTGCAAAGGTGACCCCTGACGGCGACAAGCGTCTGCGTATAAACATCCATCTGAAGGGGGAGGTGCTGAAATGA
- a CDS encoding IgGFc-binding protein, producing MRATQHTLKFLFSAFFALLLTMPVASRAASDSSGKDFYFAFQENYTNTSNLALFITGKEDTQGVVEIAGINFSTTFTVVANQVTTISIPESAQRLGSNVVARLGIHVTAQKEVTIYALNQRTASTDAFLALPTDILGLEYIAMSYNGLNIQYEPSQVAVVGAYDNTEVTITPSNAADGRAAGVPYTIRLNRGDTYEVRGSGTADLTGTIVTATAPVSVMSGVQCVNVPVGYWACDHIVEMMPPVATWGKSFLTVPLATRLKGDPYRILASQDDTKVYINGALAATINRGRFFEKILTARSQIEASAPVLVSQYSAGQDFDGVVSDPFMMLIPPTEQFLNQYTFSTPSGGFSRNYVNVVVPTSSVSSLLLDGTPVNAALFSPVGSSGFSGGQVPISLGSHTITGSVPFGIYVYGFGSYDSYGYPGGMAYEFINPMGDTYAPNVRLNQINDTIWGTATDSEDINANGVLDAGEDLNGNGVVDRRSEDVNGNGKLDAGEDLNGNGYLDRDTGVFKIELEPGANNLKLTTLAFVPGALSVGFSVTLIDSALPGSGLLRVTDGVGNEVLSPITLSLVPTLTAVRIIDTVSTKDIQVDTNSFTKAPYSVTNLEDTTVIEWRYDSFPADLSTDIAFDVILKNPVPGEQRLVTHKVELLYNAVNGQPVRTELGSLLAQVLTSAFETAIATDKPSYGPNADALVSATVKNVGQYQRSVDVKILIEDAMGNVLGQETRPAVPFAVGTPQSFTVTYNTGTSYPGDYRAHLLLLDNGKQVGESFAPFKVTPERSATSNISSDKAAYVSYQPVVITSTIRSTSPNYVLQDLTARVTVTDSAGNKVFSDDKVIKTLLQGQSTDLRSDWNSGSHAKGKYMAQLEVSDASGLLTTSSTAFDILGTSATGVGVSGTITAQPSPVYQGLEEKIAYTVTNTGNEDLFNLALSIVIADAVTMEVKQTLPASITLPMGATSADNLTVSTAGLNVGTYAAFLKATLSGSSQTKTLARANFEVVVPVKPKLEVTKAVSGIGNVLVWLDYPWTSGQNCPERPPVERALREAGVLYTIVTDKKDFEREIRNQIYTDYLILGDQLPTEDHFSEELREQVNRGKGLISSPFTRNNLNEAMFGIKTIGVASGSDYLVELASSPISAAGSLQSYGRSIKVEAVNPAEVVGWITEVSNNKPTRYPAVIVRQYGLGNVVFLGFDLGMTSRNYDAFAQLLTNAFRHIHQPASTVSYGPGQMVPVELTVKSLADEFSLKISESYPAGVRLFDPASGQWITDNPWVYNLMLMPDEKKTMLYYAQLPVEKGEYTLESSISYSVDGIWDETGRYAVAPAISSDTAESIDIVRMQLANLYPLTNEENANVATALTAMSKVTIQASYTVIELDAIIHELLKAIGAMVDIHTVDTAPIRRELDKLLVSFSGRWYQKQ from the coding sequence ATGAGAGCCACTCAACATACATTGAAATTTCTTTTCAGCGCGTTTTTTGCCCTGCTGTTGACGATGCCGGTGGCATCACGGGCGGCTTCCGACAGCTCAGGCAAAGACTTCTATTTCGCCTTTCAGGAAAACTACACCAATACCTCCAACCTTGCTCTGTTCATAACCGGCAAGGAGGATACTCAGGGTGTCGTTGAAATAGCGGGCATAAATTTCAGTACCACCTTCACCGTTGTGGCAAACCAGGTTACCACCATCAGCATTCCAGAATCAGCGCAACGGTTGGGAAGCAACGTGGTTGCTAGGCTGGGTATCCACGTGACGGCGCAAAAGGAAGTGACCATATACGCCCTCAATCAAAGGACTGCTTCAACCGATGCCTTCCTGGCTCTTCCGACCGACATTCTGGGGCTGGAGTATATAGCCATGAGCTATAACGGCTTAAACATACAGTATGAGCCGTCTCAGGTTGCGGTTGTTGGGGCGTATGATAATACCGAAGTCACCATCACTCCCTCGAATGCGGCCGACGGCAGGGCGGCAGGGGTCCCGTACACCATCCGGCTCAATCGCGGCGACACCTATGAGGTTCGCGGCTCCGGCACCGCAGACCTGACCGGAACCATTGTGACCGCGACGGCACCGGTGTCGGTCATGAGCGGTGTGCAATGCGTCAACGTTCCGGTGGGTTATTGGGCCTGTGACCACATTGTGGAAATGATGCCTCCGGTCGCCACCTGGGGAAAATCGTTCCTGACGGTTCCCCTGGCGACGCGTTTGAAGGGTGATCCCTACAGGATCCTTGCTTCCCAAGATGACACCAAGGTGTACATCAATGGCGCCTTGGCTGCGACGATCAACCGCGGGAGATTTTTCGAGAAAATCTTGACTGCTCGCTCCCAAATCGAGGCCAGTGCGCCGGTACTGGTGTCCCAATACTCTGCGGGACAGGATTTCGATGGTGTGGTCTCGGACCCTTTCATGATGCTCATTCCACCGACTGAGCAGTTCTTGAACCAGTACACCTTCAGCACTCCGTCCGGCGGGTTCAGCAGGAATTATGTCAATGTCGTGGTCCCGACCTCGTCGGTGTCGTCTCTGCTGCTTGACGGCACACCGGTCAATGCCGCGCTGTTTTCCCCGGTCGGCTCCAGCGGATTCAGCGGCGGGCAGGTTCCCATCAGCCTCGGGTCTCATACCATCACAGGGAGTGTCCCCTTCGGCATCTATGTCTACGGTTTCGGCAGTTACGATTCCTATGGGTATCCCGGAGGGATGGCCTACGAGTTCATCAATCCCATGGGGGATACCTACGCGCCAAATGTCAGACTGAACCAGATAAACGACACTATCTGGGGGACCGCTACCGATAGCGAGGATATCAATGCCAACGGTGTGCTCGATGCGGGAGAGGACCTGAACGGCAACGGCGTGGTCGATCGTCGCAGTGAAGACGTGAATGGTAACGGCAAGCTGGATGCCGGAGAAGATCTTAACGGCAACGGATACCTGGACCGTGATACCGGTGTCTTCAAAATTGAGCTGGAGCCGGGGGCGAACAACCTCAAATTGACCACTCTTGCCTTTGTGCCGGGTGCACTGTCGGTTGGCTTCAGTGTGACCTTGATAGATTCGGCTCTGCCGGGAAGCGGCTTGCTCCGGGTAACGGACGGCGTCGGCAATGAAGTGCTCTCACCCATCACCTTGTCGCTGGTACCGACCTTGACCGCTGTCCGGATTATCGATACCGTTTCGACCAAGGATATCCAGGTTGATACCAACTCGTTCACCAAAGCCCCCTACAGCGTGACGAACCTCGAAGACACCACGGTGATCGAATGGCGATATGACAGCTTTCCTGCCGATCTGTCGACCGATATCGCCTTCGACGTCATCCTGAAAAATCCTGTCCCCGGCGAGCAACGGTTGGTGACCCATAAGGTGGAACTGCTGTACAACGCCGTGAACGGTCAGCCGGTCCGCACCGAGTTAGGCTCCCTTTTGGCCCAGGTGCTGACATCAGCTTTCGAAACTGCAATTGCGACGGACAAACCGTCTTATGGTCCCAATGCAGATGCGCTGGTCAGTGCAACCGTGAAAAACGTGGGGCAGTACCAGCGTTCAGTCGACGTCAAAATCCTTATAGAGGACGCAATGGGGAATGTCCTGGGGCAGGAAACCCGCCCGGCCGTCCCCTTCGCCGTCGGCACCCCGCAAAGCTTTACCGTAACCTACAATACCGGGACCAGCTACCCGGGTGACTACAGGGCTCATCTGCTTCTTCTCGACAACGGCAAACAGGTAGGAGAATCCTTCGCCCCCTTTAAAGTGACTCCGGAGAGAAGCGCCACATCTAACATCAGCAGCGACAAGGCCGCGTATGTCTCCTATCAACCGGTGGTTATAACTTCCACCATTCGGAGTACGAGCCCTAACTACGTACTGCAAGATCTTACTGCGCGCGTAACCGTTACCGACAGCGCCGGTAACAAGGTCTTTTCCGATGATAAAGTGATCAAGACGCTGCTGCAGGGGCAGAGCACCGACCTGAGGAGCGACTGGAACAGCGGCTCCCATGCCAAAGGGAAATATATGGCACAGCTTGAGGTGAGTGACGCCTCCGGCCTGCTCACCACTTCCTCCACCGCATTCGACATCCTGGGTACATCCGCAACCGGGGTAGGGGTCAGCGGCACCATAACCGCCCAGCCAAGTCCGGTATATCAGGGGCTAGAGGAGAAAATCGCCTATACGGTGACCAATACTGGTAATGAAGATCTGTTCAATCTTGCACTAAGCATAGTCATTGCCGATGCTGTCACCATGGAGGTGAAACAAACCCTGCCTGCGTCCATTACGCTGCCGATGGGGGCAACCAGTGCCGATAACCTGACCGTTTCCACTGCCGGGCTCAACGTCGGCACCTACGCAGCCTTCCTGAAAGCAACCCTTTCAGGGAGCTCTCAAACCAAGACTCTGGCCCGCGCCAATTTCGAAGTGGTCGTTCCCGTTAAGCCTAAACTTGAGGTGACGAAAGCTGTTTCGGGTATCGGCAACGTACTTGTATGGCTCGACTACCCCTGGACAAGCGGCCAGAACTGTCCTGAGCGGCCACCTGTGGAGCGGGCGCTCCGCGAGGCCGGGGTGCTTTATACCATCGTAACCGACAAGAAAGATTTCGAACGTGAAATCCGCAATCAAATCTATACTGATTACCTCATCCTTGGCGATCAGCTTCCCACCGAGGACCACTTCTCTGAAGAATTGCGAGAGCAAGTAAATCGCGGGAAAGGGCTGATCTCCTCGCCGTTTACCAGGAACAATCTGAACGAGGCGATGTTTGGCATCAAGACCATAGGAGTAGCTTCGGGAAGCGATTACCTTGTGGAATTAGCGTCAAGTCCGATCTCCGCTGCCGGCAGCCTGCAGTCCTATGGCCGGTCGATCAAGGTGGAAGCGGTCAATCCTGCTGAGGTTGTCGGGTGGATCACCGAGGTTAGCAACAACAAACCGACCAGGTATCCGGCTGTGATCGTGCGACAGTATGGCTTGGGCAATGTGGTGTTCCTTGGCTTCGACCTGGGCATGACCAGTCGCAACTATGATGCCTTTGCCCAGCTCCTGACCAATGCTTTCCGCCATATCCATCAGCCGGCTTCAACCGTCTCTTACGGACCGGGGCAGATGGTTCCGGTTGAACTCACGGTAAAAAGCCTGGCTGACGAATTCAGCCTGAAGATCAGCGAGTCGTACCCTGCCGGTGTGAGATTGTTCGATCCGGCGTCGGGTCAATGGATTACTGATAACCCATGGGTTTACAATCTCATGCTGATGCCGGACGAGAAGAAGACCATGCTCTATTACGCTCAGTTGCCGGTTGAGAAGGGGGAGTATACCCTTGAAAGCAGCATCAGTTATTCCGTTGACGGTATCTGGGATGAGACTGGACGTTATGCGGTTGCGCCGGCAATATCCAGTGATACGGCAGAGTCAATTGATATAGTAAGAATGCAGCTTGCCAACCTTTATCCGCTTACCAATGAAGAAAATGCAAATGTTGCAACAGCACTAACAGCAATGAGTAAGGTAACGATACAGGCCTCGTACACCGTTATCGAATTAGATGCAATAATTCACGAGTTGCTTAAAGCGATCGGTGCAATGGTGGATATTCATACTGTTGATACCGCCCCTATAAGGAGGGAGCTGGACAAGCTGCTGGTAAGCTTTTCAGGCAGGTGGTATCAGAAGCAGTAG